In Kordia antarctica, the following proteins share a genomic window:
- a CDS encoding DUF6660 family protein, protein MKSISLILGILILALALKPCSDGFNTEHESDTEIGLEHNHQNDHDDSCAMLCVCNCCGMLVISQVPPTFVLQSKKIISTQINSHYESHYRFDLLFSIWQPPQFSELT, encoded by the coding sequence ATGAAAAGCATCAGTCTCATACTCGGAATTTTAATTTTAGCATTGGCGTTAAAACCATGTTCGGACGGTTTTAATACCGAACATGAAAGCGACACTGAAATTGGGTTGGAACACAATCATCAAAATGATCACGATGATTCTTGCGCAATGCTTTGTGTATGTAACTGTTGCGGAATGTTAGTCATAAGTCAAGTTCCGCCAACATTCGTACTACAATCAAAAAAAATAATCTCTACACAAATCAATTCACACTACGAATCACACTACCGATTCGATCTCTTATTTTCCATTTGGCAACCGCCACAATTTTCCGAGCTTACCTAA